A region from the Algoriphagus machipongonensis genome encodes:
- a CDS encoding glycosyltransferase family 2 protein, whose amino-acid sequence MAFTPDPSVAIILVNWNGYDFTAACINSLRKLEFPDYQVILVDNASGNNEGQKLLTAFPEIILLENKENLGFAGGNNVGIKKALEDGYSHIMLLNNDTEVAPDFLGQMVRVFNSSNQQLGVVQPLITFLNDKGKIWSAGGKWNSLLGRSITLGDRKPVEDYQAKDVKLDWATGCCMLISREAMMKTGLLNESYFAYFEDVEWSLRFREKGYQIALASKAMIYHEAGASSKKAHAEGVLSPKVFYYHVRNQFYLIRGMQKGMSFLLSLGYHGFRFLLWILYFCLRGRFQKLKAVVNGMIDGLGASLKKAPSWP is encoded by the coding sequence ATGGCTTTTACACCTGATCCATCAGTTGCAATAATTCTTGTGAATTGGAACGGGTATGATTTTACAGCAGCCTGCATCAATTCCCTGCGGAAGTTAGAGTTTCCTGACTATCAAGTGATTTTAGTAGACAATGCCTCCGGGAATAATGAAGGACAAAAGCTCTTAACTGCATTTCCTGAGATCATTCTATTGGAAAATAAAGAAAACTTGGGTTTTGCAGGGGGGAATAATGTAGGGATCAAAAAAGCTTTGGAGGATGGTTATTCACATATCATGCTTTTGAATAATGATACCGAAGTAGCCCCTGATTTTTTGGGTCAAATGGTGCGAGTATTTAACTCCAGTAATCAGCAGCTAGGCGTGGTTCAGCCCTTGATTACATTTCTGAATGATAAAGGGAAAATTTGGAGTGCTGGAGGGAAATGGAATTCGTTATTGGGAAGATCCATCACCTTAGGAGATCGAAAACCTGTTGAAGATTATCAGGCTAAAGATGTCAAATTGGATTGGGCAACGGGCTGTTGTATGCTGATCTCAAGGGAAGCTATGATGAAAACAGGTTTGCTTAACGAATCCTATTTTGCCTATTTCGAAGACGTGGAATGGTCCTTGAGGTTTAGAGAAAAAGGATATCAAATAGCCTTGGCTTCCAAAGCGATGATCTATCATGAGGCAGGAGCTTCTTCAAAAAAAGCACATGCTGAAGGTGTTTTGAGCCCCAAAGTGTTTTATTATCATGTTCGGAATCAGTTTTATCTGATTCGTGGTATGCAAAAAGGAATGTCTTTCCTTTTGTCACTAGGGTACCATGGTTTCCGTTTTCTGCTTTGGATACTCTATTTTTGTTTGAGAGGGAGGTTCCAAAAATTAAAAGCTGTTGTTAATGGTATGATAGATGGCTTAGGTGCTTCTCTAAAAAAAGCTCCATCATGGCCTTGA
- a CDS encoding O-antigen ligase family protein, with translation MALIIFIFISFAVAAGLFWAVQEMVFNGRWKYFIFFLIGFLPFYITTLSLVYLATGSSALVGVFQVLKELIVLLALFSFLLYQRKLFEYPFRFQWTDTFFLAFLSLAAIYLILPLGQASFMNKALYYKGILIPGIVYFLGRNSTFNKDEIRGVFQMIFIIAIGAFLVNLFENYVLQAHLQQFTGYALYNHVINDIDPTGNFGLTWTFETQAVTKRLASFFSDPLEMASSVLMGFAAGLIWFLTSKREYNWLYILVMACSLGSLVFSASRAAFGAFFLMIFFLALVFGLYKLIAAGFLSLIAFAVYVIFFASDDFYFFVLDTITFENTSSVGHVVEWLLALDSMVGNPMGIGLAMSGNAGSVTDELRVGGENQFLIYGVQLGWLGMILYILTLASAVILSLRVFYRTDNIMEARIAFVAAAVKVGLLLPLFTANAEMYTYVAWTTWWMAGYSVHAYSRLKTQENLKLA, from the coding sequence ATGGCCTTGATAATTTTCATTTTCATTTCCTTTGCTGTTGCTGCTGGATTATTCTGGGCAGTGCAGGAAATGGTATTTAATGGAAGGTGGAAGTATTTCATTTTTTTTCTGATTGGATTTCTACCTTTTTATATCACCACTCTTAGTTTGGTCTATTTAGCTACTGGATCCAGTGCATTGGTAGGTGTATTTCAGGTACTTAAGGAATTGATCGTGCTATTAGCTCTTTTTTCCTTCCTGCTTTACCAACGAAAATTATTCGAATATCCCTTTCGATTTCAATGGACAGATACCTTCTTTCTAGCCTTTCTTAGCTTGGCTGCTATTTATTTGATTTTACCGTTGGGGCAAGCTTCTTTCATGAACAAGGCCCTTTATTATAAGGGGATTTTAATACCGGGGATAGTTTATTTCTTAGGCAGAAATAGCACATTTAACAAGGACGAAATCCGTGGGGTATTTCAAATGATTTTCATTATCGCCATTGGGGCATTCTTGGTTAATCTTTTTGAAAATTATGTGCTGCAGGCTCATTTGCAGCAGTTCACTGGTTATGCCTTGTATAATCATGTGATAAATGACATTGATCCAACAGGTAATTTTGGTTTGACGTGGACTTTTGAGACCCAAGCGGTAACCAAACGATTGGCGAGCTTTTTTTCTGACCCCCTGGAAATGGCCAGTTCAGTTTTGATGGGTTTTGCAGCAGGGCTGATTTGGTTTTTGACCAGCAAAAGGGAATACAACTGGCTTTACATTTTGGTCATGGCTTGCTCTTTGGGAAGTTTGGTGTTTTCAGCTTCTAGAGCCGCTTTTGGAGCATTCTTCCTAATGATATTCTTTTTGGCTTTAGTTTTTGGACTATACAAACTGATAGCTGCGGGCTTTCTAAGCCTGATTGCTTTTGCAGTGTATGTGATCTTCTTTGCCAGCGATGATTTTTACTTTTTCGTCCTAGATACCATCACTTTTGAAAATACTTCCAGTGTGGGACATGTAGTAGAATGGCTGCTTGCATTGGATTCAATGGTGGGAAATCCAATGGGCATAGGATTGGCAATGTCTGGAAATGCCGGAAGTGTTACGGATGAATTAAGAGTGGGAGGAGAAAATCAGTTTTTGATATATGGAGTTCAGTTAGGCTGGCTCGGCATGATTTTGTATATACTTACCTTGGCTTCCGCAGTGATATTAAGTTTGAGAGTTTTTTATCGAACAGATAATATTATGGAAGCCCGAATTGCTTTTGTAGCTGCAGCAGTGAAGGTTGGATTGCTTTTACCTCTATTTACCGCCAATGCCGAAATGTACACTTACGTGGCTTGGACCACTTGGTGGATGGCAGGATATTCTGTTCATGCCTACAGCAGATTAAAAACCCAAGAAAACCTGAAACTTGCATGA
- a CDS encoding glycosyltransferase yields the protein MASSKKKLKVAIMGAKGYPYVYGGYDTMVKELGERLVAKGVHVRVYNHKALFKVKPRYVNGIECIYMGAVESKIGTQLSHTFFSMIHACFSDVDIIFVVNSGNGPIGWVSRFFRKKSVINVDGLEWLRPKWKGIGSRYFFWASRLATKYFDRIINDSDEMQRVYKELFNAESQVIAYGAAVKEDVEVAPIAKWGIEHQDYFLIVGRLVPDNNADLIIKGFLKSDSKKKLVIVGDVPFMDEYATLLKSLEDDRLLFLGYVTDPHELGAWYTHCYAYFHGHEYGGTNPAMLKALGYGCAILALDTPFNQEMLQNGKHGWYFQKEVDSVKDIVETAEASSERMEYFRKTAREGLIQKYNWDYVTEQYLAVFEELAGFKVINPSEEKKNLTEVES from the coding sequence ATGGCGTCAAGTAAAAAGAAATTGAAAGTTGCCATCATGGGTGCAAAAGGGTACCCCTATGTCTATGGGGGTTATGACACCATGGTCAAAGAACTCGGTGAAAGGCTCGTTGCAAAAGGAGTTCATGTACGAGTTTACAATCATAAAGCACTTTTTAAAGTAAAACCTAGGTATGTCAATGGGATAGAATGTATTTATATGGGTGCCGTGGAATCCAAAATTGGAACCCAGTTATCGCATACATTTTTCTCCATGATCCATGCTTGTTTTTCTGATGTAGACATAATTTTTGTAGTGAATAGTGGAAATGGGCCTATTGGTTGGGTTTCCAGATTCTTTAGAAAAAAGTCAGTCATCAATGTGGATGGCTTGGAATGGCTGAGGCCAAAATGGAAAGGGATTGGTTCAAGGTACTTTTTCTGGGCGTCTCGATTAGCCACGAAATACTTTGATCGAATCATCAACGATTCCGATGAAATGCAGCGGGTTTATAAGGAATTATTCAATGCTGAATCTCAGGTGATCGCTTATGGAGCGGCTGTAAAAGAGGATGTGGAAGTTGCCCCGATTGCAAAGTGGGGTATTGAACACCAAGATTATTTTCTGATCGTAGGTCGACTTGTTCCAGATAACAATGCCGATTTAATTATCAAAGGATTTTTGAAATCTGATTCCAAGAAGAAGTTGGTCATCGTGGGTGACGTACCATTTATGGATGAGTATGCGACTTTATTGAAAAGTTTGGAAGATGATCGATTGTTGTTTTTAGGCTATGTCACGGATCCGCATGAATTAGGAGCATGGTACACCCATTGTTATGCTTATTTCCATGGGCATGAATATGGTGGGACCAACCCAGCCATGCTTAAGGCTTTGGGATATGGCTGTGCAATTTTAGCATTAGATACTCCATTTAATCAAGAGATGCTTCAAAATGGGAAACACGGTTGGTATTTTCAAAAAGAAGTTGATTCAGTAAAAGATATTGTAGAGACGGCCGAAGCTAGCTCCGAAAGAATGGAGTACTTCCGAAAAACTGCCAGAGAGGGTCTGATTCAAAAATACAATTGGGATTATGTGACAGAGCAGTATTTAGCTGTGTTTGAAGAATTGGCAGGGTTTAAAGTCATCAATCCATCAGAAGAAAAGAAGAATTTGACAGAGGTGGAATCCTGA
- a CDS encoding OsmC family protein — protein MIRKATAVWQGNGKNGKGHLTTPSTVLDKTQYSFNSRFEDGVGTNPEELIAAAHSGCFAMKLSFNLQEAGFTADELDVTSNITFEDGTLKKSHLVLKAKVDGIEQSKFDELVKDAEKNCPISQVLNLEISVESTLNA, from the coding sequence ATGATTAGAAAAGCAACCGCCGTATGGCAAGGAAATGGAAAAAATGGCAAAGGTCATTTGACCACTCCAAGTACTGTTTTAGATAAAACACAATATTCCTTTAATTCTCGATTTGAGGATGGAGTGGGTACTAACCCAGAGGAATTAATTGCTGCTGCTCATTCGGGATGTTTTGCCATGAAACTAAGTTTCAACCTTCAAGAGGCTGGTTTTACAGCTGATGAATTGGATGTAACTTCCAATATTACTTTTGAAGATGGAACGCTGAAAAAGTCACATTTAGTGCTGAAAGCGAAAGTGGATGGCATCGAACAAAGTAAATTTGATGAGCTAGTGAAAGATGCTGAAAAAAATTGTCCTATTTCTCAAGTTTTGAATTTGGAAATCAGCGTTGAGAGTACTTTGAACGCTTGA
- a CDS encoding SIMPL domain-containing protein codes for MNKHLSSILFALAIVIASIVLGNAVIKRNRPQGTIHVTGLGESNFTSDLVVWEGNFSRESLDLKSAYADLEKDKKLVTEYLISKGISADKLIFNAVNTNPKYRQNYSNDGRYLGQTFEGYTLNQSLKIESEDVEKVERISREITELLNQGIAFYSQPPRYYYTGLESLKLEMIAKATEDARVRAERIAENSKGDLGDLISANMGIFQITGQNSGEDYSWGGTFNTADKNKTASITMKLVFEVD; via the coding sequence ATGAACAAGCACCTATCCTCCATTCTCTTTGCTCTAGCAATTGTAATAGCTTCCATAGTTTTAGGGAATGCAGTAATCAAACGAAATCGGCCTCAAGGCACCATACATGTGACAGGTCTTGGGGAGAGCAACTTTACTTCCGATTTAGTAGTCTGGGAAGGAAATTTCTCAAGGGAGAGTTTAGATTTAAAATCAGCTTATGCAGACCTTGAAAAGGATAAAAAGCTTGTAACAGAATACTTGATCTCAAAAGGTATTTCCGCTGACAAACTGATTTTTAATGCGGTCAATACAAATCCAAAATATCGACAGAATTACTCCAATGATGGGCGATACCTAGGTCAAACTTTTGAGGGGTATACTTTGAATCAATCCTTAAAAATAGAATCCGAAGACGTAGAAAAAGTTGAGCGAATCAGTAGAGAAATCACGGAATTGTTAAACCAAGGAATCGCCTTCTATTCTCAGCCTCCACGGTATTATTATACCGGATTGGAGTCATTGAAACTAGAAATGATCGCCAAGGCTACTGAAGATGCGAGAGTTCGTGCAGAGAGGATTGCCGAGAACTCAAAAGGCGACTTAGGAGACCTGATATCCGCAAATATGGGTATCTTTCAGATCACAGGCCAAAACTCAGGGGAAGACTATTCCTGGGGTGGAACCTTTAATACGGCAGATAAAAACAAAACTGCTTCCATCACGATGAAGCTGGTTTTTGAAGTAGATTAA
- a CDS encoding glycosyltransferase family 4 protein — MKVLLDLQYLNVATTGIKTYMMELANATKAFPHPEIEWIFTHDPEKQAADTTFKNPSSKFQRLNYHLDYFRWKEFQLPDLVKKHQPDVLICPDFVSPAASLPCRRMTVLHDAFFWQMPQNYPRWWRKYFLNLIRKGLKEKTEIITTTQYSKTALHKHLGNELPIHVVYQSPKIINSVADEMILDRLKLRDTPYFFHLGTFDKRKNLPLLVHAFKTFLEKENQDFKLVLAGGPGQSIQMNDFPVVEKLVSELGLKEKVVLPGYISDAEIVSLYQEAFCYVFPSENEGFGIPILEAMKFGVPVIHSDQAALKEIANGAGLSSKSGDASDLAEKMILLSRDKALRETLIKQGLKQSDNFSPKKFLEAFQYLILDAAPAL, encoded by the coding sequence ATGAAAGTACTTTTAGACCTTCAATATCTGAACGTGGCCACTACAGGCATCAAAACCTATATGATGGAATTGGCAAATGCAACCAAGGCATTTCCACATCCTGAAATAGAATGGATTTTCACCCATGATCCCGAAAAACAAGCGGCTGATACTACCTTTAAAAATCCTTCCTCAAAATTTCAGAGACTAAACTACCACTTGGATTATTTCCGTTGGAAAGAGTTTCAGCTTCCAGATTTGGTTAAAAAGCATCAGCCAGATGTGTTAATATGTCCAGATTTTGTTTCTCCGGCAGCTTCACTTCCATGCCGAAGGATGACCGTACTTCATGATGCCTTTTTCTGGCAAATGCCTCAGAACTATCCCCGATGGTGGAGAAAGTATTTTCTTAATTTGATACGAAAAGGCCTTAAAGAAAAAACTGAAATCATTACCACGACTCAGTATTCCAAAACAGCCCTGCATAAGCATTTGGGAAATGAATTACCGATTCATGTGGTTTATCAAAGTCCTAAAATCATCAATTCTGTAGCCGATGAAATGATTCTGGATCGCTTAAAATTGAGAGATACCCCATACTTCTTTCACCTGGGGACCTTTGACAAAAGGAAAAATTTACCTCTGCTCGTTCATGCATTTAAAACATTTTTGGAAAAAGAAAACCAGGACTTCAAATTGGTTTTGGCAGGAGGCCCAGGTCAAAGTATTCAAATGAATGATTTTCCAGTGGTAGAAAAGTTGGTTTCGGAACTCGGACTGAAAGAGAAAGTAGTCTTGCCAGGCTATATTTCTGATGCTGAGATTGTCAGTCTCTACCAGGAAGCATTTTGCTATGTTTTTCCCTCAGAAAATGAAGGTTTTGGCATCCCTATTTTGGAAGCGATGAAATTTGGTGTTCCAGTAATTCATTCAGACCAAGCAGCACTAAAAGAGATTGCCAACGGAGCAGGACTTAGCTCCAAATCAGGTGATGCATCAGATTTGGCAGAAAAAATGATACTTTTGAGCCGGGATAAAGCTTTACGGGAGACTTTGATAAAACAAGGTCTGAAGCAAAGCGATAATTTTTCCCCTAAAAAATTTCTAGAAGCTTTTCAGTATCTGATTTTGGATGCTGCCCCTGCATTATGA
- a CDS encoding M14 family zinc carboxypeptidase produces the protein MKISRASHVSIFLLFCFLLTSYKTANKYTNEPLSIETLEAAYKKYKEAAITNRRFKHADLQPLIQKHSQEFKVEVLGESIDHRSISSMDWGNGKTKVMLWSQMHGNESTATMALFDLFNFLEGSGDEFDPIRNTLKENLEIKFIPLINPDGAEAFKRRNSLDIDLNRDAISQISPEAIILKKARDDFEPEFGFNLHDQQVYYNVEGTPKQATISVLAPAYNYATDVNDVREKAMQTIVGMNQVLQQVIPGQVGKYDDAFEPRAFGDNITKWGTSTILIESGGYWGDPDKQYIRQLNFMIILEALHEIATKGYESYTTEQYFAIPDNDSKLVDLLINEMQVNVNGKKYPIDLVIRRRESEIPNGYYVSGSIDDLGDMQVYFARETLDASGLEFTEGKVYETTFNSIEDLTEEKALELLKEGFLAVKIKSGMPKEVHHLPILVLKSTDTFSGGWTTGSAPNFYLSKNGNLKYALVNGYLIDLENPKDELFMQPIY, from the coding sequence ATGAAAATATCCCGGGCATCCCATGTTAGCATTTTTTTGCTGTTTTGCTTTTTGCTAACTAGTTACAAAACTGCAAATAAATATACGAATGAGCCACTATCTATCGAAACTTTAGAGGCTGCATATAAAAAATATAAAGAGGCTGCTATTACTAATCGGCGATTCAAGCATGCCGACCTGCAACCTTTGATACAAAAACACTCCCAAGAATTTAAAGTGGAAGTCTTAGGTGAGTCTATCGATCACCGTTCAATTTCCAGTATGGATTGGGGAAATGGCAAAACCAAAGTGATGCTTTGGTCTCAAATGCATGGCAATGAAAGTACTGCCACCATGGCCCTTTTTGATCTTTTCAACTTTTTAGAAGGAAGTGGAGATGAATTTGATCCGATCCGAAATACACTCAAAGAAAATTTAGAAATCAAATTTATCCCTTTGATCAACCCTGACGGCGCAGAGGCTTTCAAAAGAAGAAACAGCTTAGATATTGATTTGAATCGAGATGCTATCTCTCAAATTTCTCCAGAGGCCATTATTCTTAAAAAAGCCAGAGATGATTTCGAACCAGAATTTGGGTTCAACCTACATGATCAGCAAGTGTATTATAATGTAGAAGGCACTCCAAAACAAGCGACTATTTCTGTTTTGGCTCCTGCCTATAATTATGCTACTGATGTGAATGATGTGAGGGAAAAAGCAATGCAGACCATCGTAGGAATGAACCAGGTTTTACAGCAAGTGATTCCCGGGCAAGTAGGGAAATACGACGATGCTTTCGAACCAAGGGCATTTGGAGACAATATTACCAAATGGGGAACCAGCACTATTTTAATTGAATCTGGCGGCTATTGGGGAGATCCAGATAAACAGTATATCCGTCAACTCAATTTTATGATCATCTTGGAAGCCCTGCATGAAATTGCTACCAAAGGATATGAAAGCTATACTACCGAGCAATATTTTGCCATTCCTGATAACGATTCCAAGCTCGTAGATTTATTGATCAACGAAATGCAGGTCAATGTAAATGGAAAGAAATACCCAATCGACCTAGTGATCCGTAGAAGGGAATCTGAAATCCCAAATGGCTATTATGTCTCTGGCTCCATTGATGACCTTGGAGATATGCAGGTTTATTTTGCTCGGGAAACGCTGGATGCTTCAGGTCTTGAGTTCACAGAAGGAAAAGTTTATGAAACTACATTTAATTCCATAGAAGATCTTACTGAAGAAAAGGCTCTAGAGCTATTAAAAGAAGGATTTTTAGCTGTGAAAATAAAAAGTGGAATGCCAAAGGAGGTACATCACCTTCCAATTTTAGTTTTAAAAAGCACGGATACTTTTTCTGGTGGCTGGACTACAGGCTCTGCTCCTAATTTCTATCTCTCCAAAAATGGAAATTTAAAATACGCCTTAGTCAACGGCTATTTGATTGACTTGGAAAATCCTAAAGATGAGCTATTCATGCAACCCATTTATTAA
- a CDS encoding class I SAM-dependent methyltransferase — MRQIICPVCHTKPSQDKEELSIINCPQCQVKWTFFWKELDADALYEDEVYEVVDNRESIFEKIIFREAGKVLKKAKGIQPDLKSLLDFGSGKGQFMHAAKSLGFSTFGIETAENRAAFAREKYQLQVKNEFYESGKIESGEFDLISLNHVLEHLPDPMGLLKELLDQNLASSGLAYIEVPRSDSWQAKLAGGKWLHWDIPKHLTHWNEETLIKEMERIGYRQVGARKFSIHLGVLGMLQALLSKVGFKGHLILKLKRKKTIGLMAAILLFMPLAWILEGLSTLSSKSGILGLYFQKK, encoded by the coding sequence ATGAGGCAAATTATTTGTCCGGTCTGTCATACGAAACCTTCCCAAGACAAGGAAGAATTATCTATTATCAATTGTCCTCAATGTCAAGTGAAATGGACCTTCTTTTGGAAGGAGCTCGATGCGGATGCCCTTTATGAAGATGAGGTTTATGAAGTGGTGGATAACCGGGAGTCCATTTTTGAAAAGATCATTTTTAGAGAAGCAGGTAAAGTCCTCAAGAAAGCGAAAGGAATACAGCCTGACTTAAAATCACTATTGGATTTTGGCAGTGGAAAAGGCCAGTTTATGCATGCAGCAAAAAGTCTAGGTTTTTCCACATTCGGAATTGAAACTGCTGAAAATAGAGCTGCTTTTGCTAGGGAAAAGTATCAGCTCCAGGTTAAGAATGAATTCTACGAAAGCGGGAAGATTGAAAGTGGAGAATTTGACTTAATTTCCTTAAACCACGTGTTAGAGCATCTTCCTGATCCAATGGGATTGCTAAAAGAGCTATTGGATCAAAATTTAGCAAGTAGCGGTCTCGCATATATAGAAGTGCCTCGATCAGACTCCTGGCAGGCAAAATTGGCTGGGGGAAAATGGCTTCATTGGGATATACCGAAGCATTTGACACATTGGAATGAGGAAACCCTCATAAAAGAAATGGAGAGAATTGGCTATCGACAAGTAGGGGCCAGGAAATTTTCTATCCATTTAGGTGTGTTGGGAATGCTTCAGGCGCTCTTGTCAAAAGTTGGTTTTAAAGGCCATCTTATTCTTAAGTTGAAAAGGAAAAAGACGATTGGACTGATGGCTGCGATTTTACTTTTCATGCCTCTAGCATGGATTTTGGAAGGTTTATCTACTTTGAGTAGCAAGTCAGGAATCCTTGGTCTCTATTTTCAGAAAAAATGA
- the rlmF gene encoding 23S rRNA (adenine(1618)-N(6))-methyltransferase RlmF, translating to MKKTPKNELKPGLHPSNLHRDRYDFPSLINTQPELEKFVAENKYGDLSIDFADPKAVKELNRALLKHFYQISDWDIPSGYLCPPIPGRVDYLHYLADLLSDCNKGKLPEGEKVNVLDLGTGANCIYPLLGTRIYNWNFVGSEIDPKAIHSAQQNLNSNPQILKKVNLRLQENPKEILSGIIRSDDVFDLVLCNPPFHESKEAALAGSTRKVKNLKGKVGKTVTLNFGGQSNELWCKGGELTFIRKMILESKIYKFNCYWFTSLVSKEEHLKDLILALKKANVAERKIIQMTHGNKKTRFIAWTFLNPTQQEGWAKRRWY from the coding sequence TTGAAAAAGACTCCAAAAAACGAACTCAAACCTGGCTTACATCCAAGTAACCTCCATCGAGATCGATATGATTTCCCTAGCTTAATAAACACCCAGCCTGAACTTGAAAAATTTGTGGCTGAGAATAAGTATGGAGATCTCAGCATAGATTTCGCCGACCCAAAAGCGGTCAAAGAACTTAATCGAGCCCTCTTAAAGCATTTTTATCAAATATCAGATTGGGATATTCCCTCGGGCTATCTTTGCCCACCTATTCCTGGAAGAGTAGATTACTTGCATTATTTGGCAGATTTACTTTCAGACTGTAATAAAGGTAAGCTACCCGAAGGAGAAAAAGTAAATGTTTTGGACCTTGGGACAGGCGCAAATTGTATTTACCCACTCTTGGGAACCAGAATTTACAATTGGAATTTTGTGGGTTCAGAAATTGATCCCAAAGCGATTCATTCCGCTCAGCAAAACCTCAACTCAAATCCACAAATCCTAAAAAAGGTAAACCTGAGACTTCAGGAAAACCCCAAGGAAATTCTGAGTGGTATCATCCGATCAGACGATGTTTTTGATCTTGTACTTTGCAACCCACCGTTTCACGAATCCAAAGAGGCAGCATTGGCTGGAAGCACCCGTAAGGTGAAAAACCTGAAAGGGAAGGTGGGCAAAACTGTCACGCTAAACTTTGGAGGGCAAAGCAATGAGCTCTGGTGTAAAGGAGGCGAACTGACTTTTATTCGTAAAATGATTCTGGAAAGTAAAATCTACAAATTCAACTGTTACTGGTTTACTTCTTTGGTATCGAAAGAGGAGCATTTAAAAGATTTGATTCTTGCCTTGAAAAAAGCAAATGTTGCTGAGCGAAAAATCATCCAGATGACACATGGAAATAAAAAAACTCGATTCATTGCCTGGACTTTTCTAAATCCCACGCAACAAGAAGGCTGGGCAAAAAGACGATGGTATTAA
- a CDS encoding glycosyltransferase family 4 protein, translating into MSKTRNVLFLQSSSELYGSGKIIFQVLRIYREEGFNPVVVLTGEGPLADLLVQDGFTVCIQNLGILRRKYVNFKGLINRFDKKLKAYKFLDKLHQKYDFELVYSNTLAVIVGSYWAQKNNLPHIWHIHEILFGPKPLVKLLRAMLDKGTPEPIVVSEAVKKHWGGMLKNSKPEVIHNGIPYQEYLMPDSKTKSDLNIPVDKLVITMIGRINPGKGQLFFLAMAKEILKTYPQCHFLLVGDPFPGYESIHEEIKSVIREGDFSGHVTDLGFRKDIPTILSATDIFVLPSILPDSFPTVILEAMASALPVVATRSGGAEEMVSEGETGYLIPIEDVEMGKIALEKLILNDQLRESMGEAAREKVLREYSFEQFSEKIRNHLWRQVKRN; encoded by the coding sequence ATGAGCAAAACCAGAAATGTACTTTTTCTTCAGAGTAGTTCTGAGCTGTATGGTTCTGGAAAAATCATTTTTCAAGTTCTAAGAATTTATCGGGAAGAAGGCTTCAATCCAGTGGTTGTTTTGACTGGAGAAGGGCCCTTGGCGGACTTGCTGGTTCAAGATGGGTTTACTGTTTGTATACAGAATCTAGGAATTCTCCGAAGGAAATATGTCAACTTTAAGGGACTTATCAACAGGTTTGACAAGAAGCTTAAAGCCTACAAATTTTTGGATAAACTCCACCAGAAGTATGATTTTGAATTAGTTTATTCCAACACGCTTGCGGTGATTGTAGGGTCTTATTGGGCACAGAAAAACAACCTTCCACATATTTGGCATATTCATGAGATTCTTTTCGGCCCTAAGCCATTGGTCAAACTTCTAAGAGCAATGCTTGATAAGGGGACTCCTGAGCCGATTGTAGTTTCTGAGGCAGTAAAAAAACATTGGGGAGGTATGCTTAAGAATTCCAAACCGGAAGTTATTCACAATGGAATTCCATATCAGGAGTATTTAATGCCTGATTCGAAGACTAAATCCGATTTGAACATACCTGTGGATAAGTTGGTCATTACGATGATTGGCAGGATCAATCCAGGTAAGGGACAATTGTTTTTTTTGGCCATGGCTAAAGAAATTTTAAAGACTTATCCACAATGTCATTTTTTATTGGTTGGAGATCCATTTCCTGGCTATGAATCGATCCATGAAGAGATAAAAAGCGTAATTCGTGAGGGGGATTTTTCAGGGCATGTGACAGATTTAGGTTTTCGAAAGGATATACCTACCATATTGTCTGCAACTGATATATTTGTCCTCCCATCCATCTTGCCCGATTCATTCCCTACGGTGATTTTGGAAGCCATGGCATCTGCTTTACCTGTGGTTGCCACAAGGTCTGGAGGAGCTGAGGAAATGGTTTCAGAAGGGGAGACCGGTTATTTGATTCCTATTGAGGATGTAGAGATGGGGAAAATTGCTTTAGAAAAGTTAATTTTGAACGATCAACTTCGTGAAAGTATGGGAGAGGCAGCAAGAGAAAAAGTATTGCGTGAGTATAGTTTTGAACAATTCAGCGAGAAAATTAGAAACCACCTATGGCGTCAAGTAAAAAGAAATTGA